From the genome of Phaeodactylum tricornutum CCAP 1055/1 chromosome 13, whole genome shotgun sequence, one region includes:
- a CDS encoding predicted protein, whose product MGRLCLSAAALVPFLSLNVVALVPMHRQKFQSRVTTRKTVSSSAGALFLSTETETTKTVTPGNEGDVREASGSLTDQLAIAENNPSFSYGTFAKQNPFANNLLIATTKTAAADLLAQTVISQTPLAELDLQRSLLFCLFGAVYLGGFQYLYQVQIFKKLFDIDKFTSQPWADKLKDGPGLQSLAAQTALDLTILTLIYLPTFYVFKASVFRGSPDPAVWIGSGLES is encoded by the exons ATGGGAAGACTATGCTTATCCGCCGCAGCGCTGGTACCATTCCTTTCATTGAACGTCGTGGCCTTAGTTCCCATGCATCGGCAAAAGTTTCAGTCTAGAGTCACAACGAGAAAGACTGTTTCGTCCAGCGCTGGGGCATTGTTTCTTAGCACCGAGACAGAAACTACCAAAACGGTGACACCGGGAAACGAAGGGGATGTGAGGGAAGCAAGCGGCAGTTTAACGGATCAATTGGCCATTGCGGAGAATAATCCATCATTCTCGTATGGCACTTTCGCCAAGCAGAATCCCTTCGCCAACAATCTTCTTATTGCGACTACCAAGACGGCGGCTGCTGACTTGTTGGCGCAAACTGTCATTTCTCAGACACCCCTGGCCGAGCTGGACCTACAACGCAGTTTGCTCTTTTGCTTGTTCGGAGCCGTCTATCTCGGGGGATTTCAGTATCTGTATCAGGTACAGATATTCAAAAAGCTGTTCGACATCGACAAATTTACCTCGCAACCGTGGGCGGACAAGCTGAAAGATGGTCCGGGACTTCAGTCACTAGCTGCCCAAACCGCTTTGGATCTAACCATTTTGACCTTGATTTACCTGCCCACCTTTTACGTGTTCAAGGCTAGCGTTTTTCGTGGTTCGCCCGACCCTGCCGTATGGATAGGTTCAGGTCTGGAATC ATGA
- a CDS encoding predicted protein produces MSPWEHSPRQKPSAHSFSHTHGTCTASARMATASILTRSTSPPVVATSTPDELDDEDRPCRACRRTGTLRTDWQQGDRVCTQCGVVDQGHVIDTRPEWREFHDDADLAKGRPSQARSGLTVVDESRYLGGLQPTMLSTNVYGTASSTSQQTRKRLLVAAHKMDRLMERSHARALEAVRVSRAANRKRRRVEGHPVPGAVDPDEDDADIDATMRPEYEDFVQLEEQEAQRLQIASYGDKWSLERAIRLYGSALEQQNLSTDDTIDDRGHLDDGLKRASRDLYQAYTFLSTAVQTLELTDRVQHEVVGLLVRYAKCRDGLQVRGVSSTLQKRPSTKATSPNETQRARRSLREYNQAKQTGALLAALLFYTARNLGWPRTLVQVCHAIPFPSQSLPHLDLRCEDGEFIKRKHCSKAMTEVKQVFPDICRVTATLHAVSNVSSASSSSTNSNSNNYNKRSEIPQPQRLQDHVSVINFVDHAIRKLRLPPVAEACVRILVLRYCHGTKDSALRLGAITASSVYFVTQTGDIMQRLAKQAVSGSKPSLASKHDKVTRTNSSPTGFHRTKLELDGFTAARDPSASANVKHEDLFSAEAVQEFASEQKVYEMRRVWDAWSEQTTWMRSLGEIERAMGVSRPTLVEVFKKEIFPKRVELLQALQDSVETSDTEQKTVLSETPLASVGISYYIEKQEKTAQRWMDVSVTVSAS; encoded by the exons ATGTCCCCTTGGGAGCATTCTCCGCGACAGAAACCTTCCGCTCACTCTTTCTCCCACACCCACGGTACTTGCACTGCGAGTGCTCGCATGGCTACCGCTTCCATCCTCACGCGATCCACCAGTCCACCCGTCGTGGCTACTTCTACGCCCGacgaactcgacgacgaagaccgACCATGCCGTGCGTGTCGTCGCACCGGTACGTTACGGACTGACTGGCAGCAGGGTGATCGGGTTTGCACCCAATGCGGCGTCGTCGACCAGGGTCACGTCATCGACACGCGTCCGGAATGGCGAGAGttccacgacgacgccgaTCTCGCCAAAGGCCGTCCTTCGCAAGCGCGCTCGGGTTTGAcggtggtggacgaatcGCGGTACCTTGGGGGACTCCAACCCACCATGCTCTCCACGAACGTCTACGGCACGGCCTCGTCCACGTCGCAGCAAACACGGAAACGCCTCTTGGTGGCCGCGCACAAAATGGACCGACTCATGGAACGATCGCACGCGCGCGCGTTGGAGGCGGTCCGTGTCTCGCGCGCGGCGAACCGGAAACGTCGACGAGTGGAAGGACACCCGGTACCGGGAGCGGTGGAtccggacgaagacgacgcGGATATCGACGCCACGATGCGACCAGAATACGAAGATTTCGTACAGTTGGAAGAGCAGGAAGCTCAACGGTTGCAAATTGCGTCGTACGGCGACAAATGGAGCCTGGAACGGGCCATCCGGTTGTACGGATCCGCCTTGGAGCAACAGAACTTGTCGACCGACGACACAATAGATGACCGGGGCCATCTGGATGACGGATTAAAACGTGCGTCTCGAGATCTCTATCAAGCGTACACATTTCTGTCCACAGCGGTGCAAACGCTGGAGCTCACGGATCGGGTGCAGCATGAAGTGGTCGGACTGCTGGTTCGGTACGCAAAGTGTCGCGACGGCCTCCAAGTTCGAGGTGTGTCCTCCACGCTACAAAAGCGCCCCTCCACCAAAGCTACCTCTCCCAACGAGACGCAGCGGGCGCGTCGGAGTTTACGCGAATACAATCAGGCCAAGCAAACCGGTGCGCTTCTGGCCGCGCTCCTCTTTTATACCGCCCGCAACCTCGGCTGGCCCCGCACCCTCGTCCAAGTCTGTCACGCGattccttttccatcccAGTCCTTGCCTCATTTGGATCTCAGATGCGAGGACGGGGAGTTTATTAAGCGAAAACACTGTTCCAAAGCCATGACGGAAGTAAAACAGGTTTTCCCAGATATTTGCCGGGTGACGGCCACGTTGCATGCGGTATCGAACGTTTCGTCTGCCAGTAGCAGCAGTACCAATAGCAACAGTAACAACTACAACAAGAGGAGCGAAATTCCGCAACCACAGAGACTTCAAGACCATGTTTCGGTAATCAATTTTGTCGATCACGCCATTCGCAAATTACGTCTACCACCTGTTGCCGAAGCATGCGTGCGGATCTTGGTATTGCGGTATTGCCACGGAACAAAAGACTCTGCTTTGCGATTAGGTGCCATAACGGCTTCCTCAGTGTATTTTGTTACACAGACGGGAGACATTATGCAGCGATTGGCCAAGCAGGCTGTGAGCGGTAGCAAACCGTCCTTGGCATCGAAGCACGACAAAGTGACGAGAACGAATTCCTCGCCTACAGGTTTCCACAGGACAAAGTTGGAACTCGACGGTTTCACTGCCGCACGAGATCCGTCGGCTTCCGCAAACGTCAAGCATGAAGATTTGTTCAGCGCGGAAGCAGTGCAGGAATTTGCCTCGGAGCAAAAGGTGTACGAAATGCGACGGGTGTGGGACGCTTGGTCGGAACAAACAACCTGGATGCGCAGCTTGGGTGAGATTGAACGAGCAATGGGAGTTTCGAGACCAACGCTTGTGGAAGTCTTCAAGAAAGAGATTTTTCCGAAGCGAGTTGAGCTCTTGCAGGCTCTTCAAGATTCTGTCGAGACGAGTGATACAGAGCAGAAGACTGTTTTGTCCGAGACACCATTGGCCTCGGT CGGGATCAGTTACTACATTGAAAAGCAAGAGAAAACAGCGCAGAGGTGGATGGATGTCTCTGTTACTGTCAGCGCTTCTTAA
- a CDS encoding predicted protein, translating to MPAADDLEETNHSTSAGGKAKKPKAKQASAVETLHFAFDCGVRVKVLFFFGVIAGIANGLVYPILAWLFSSSFSDISAASTNGLSQIRELAFTFLIVGVYALVCATIQSFCFELVAYHASQNFRLQWFGALLRQDAAFFDVYDVGGIAAQVGPNANKYRRGMGRKFGEGVQFLTTGIGGIGFAFFVSWRIAFVVLCVIPFVSVAALMVVQLNQQKGARASKSYKRAGSVAYSSVSAIKTVLSLNAVPTMLKQYSQATQEAFADAVSILLKQGLANGSMLGAFLMLYAILALYGSALLYRDVEDTGCDPSGGVNDNATCPNSGSDVFGAMLGVAFAGQGVSQVGNFFEAFAAARIAAFEAYSAIRRTAGAPAETIYKEDDVEDLNSTVHSRKSKKSEPDVESAERPIKAILPKYEIDSTSDKGKKPSDIAGTLAFNDVRFNYPTRPTEAILKGLSVEIEAGKISAFCGPSGGGKSTVMSLIERFYDPLSGSVSLDGVNLRDINVSHLRSMIGYVGQEPTLFATSIRGNIRFGNPDATDEMIESAARMANAHDFIMSFSDGYDTQVGDRGSQLSGGQKQRIAIARVLVHNPKILLLDEATSALDAESELVVQDALDKILEQKNITTVIIAHRLSTIRNADVINVVVGGVVAEKGTHDELMAGDTYYRKLVEKQEGQDRADTDSSPGTSRNSSSVDLVQLAETSKENMRASIDAKHETPLLQFRDVRFAYPTRPKKKVFDDFNLTIMKGETVALVGPSGGGKSTTVGLMERFYDPTEGTLEYLGMDVKSLNVPWYRDQIGYVGQEPTLFNDTISRNIAYGAPGASQFEIEEACKRANAHDFIMEFPDGYNTPLGESSQLSGGQKQRIAIARALVKRPNILILDEATSALDNESEAVVQAAIDKLMSSSEHTVVLIAHRLSTIRNADKIAFVADGKVLEYGSHETLMERPHGRYKRLFESSRRDATLSALNSQSKKASGKDVDREEDEEIDWEGKIQAEEAAAFNAKRARDMAKPDSSYMLIGAIGAVMAGGVFPMWGVLFSETIDLLFQPVLLCPAEDGSIPNNFPTCEDYWKGIANDMQDRSFALAGYWACVMFGCLVGNVLTFYGFGTASERLNKRVRDMSFTSLLRQEVAFFDMRSVGSITSQLQDDAARIHAFSGEPVRSFITALSSIVTGVVLSFIFMWPFALLAIGCVPLMGFATSLEMKQMLGEDEGDVDNVVEALNTPGGLIVETLLNIRTVSALTLENKRFTDYQDSLLKTEPDFKFDAFMTGFVSGISMFIQQWINGLQLWFGGYILSKFPDDYDFNDFLIANFAVLFALFGLGAAFQDISDRKEVEKSAGRIFYLLDRASSIDPLSTEGKKL from the exons ATGCCGGCGGCCGACGACTTGGAAGAAACCAATCACTCGACGTCCGCGGGAGGCAAAGCGAAGAAACCCAAGGCGAAGCAAGCTTCTGCTGTCGAAACGCTCCACTTCGCTTTCGACTGCGGGGTCCGTGTCAAGGTCCTCTTTTTTTTCGGCGTAATTGCAGGAATTGCTAACGGACTCGTTTACCCGATCCTGGCGTGGCtcttttcttcctccttCTCCGACATTTCCGCCGCTTCTACCAACGGTCTCAGTCAGATTCGCGAGCTCGCGTTTACGTTTCTGATCGTGGGAGTCTACGCGCTGGTCTGTGCAACCATTCAATCCTTCTGTTTTGAACTGGTGGCGTACCACGCGTCGCAGAACTTTCGTCTCCAATGGTTCGGCGCGTTGCTGCGCCAGGACGCGGCATTTTTCGACGTTTACGACGTCGGCGGTATCGCTGCTCAAGTGGGACCCAACGCCAATAAGTATCGACGCGGTATGGGCCGTAAGTTTGGGGAGGGCGTTCAGTTTTTAACCACCGGCATCGGTGGAATTggttttgcctttttcgtttcgtggCGAATCGCGTTCGTGGTGCTGTGCGTTATTCCCTTTGTGTCAGTCGCGGCACTCATGGTGGTACAGCTAAACCAGCAAAAAGGCGCACGGGCGAGCAAAAGTTACAAACGCGCTGGTAGTGTTGCGTATTCCAGCGTTTCCGCTATCAAAACGGTGCTTTCCTTGAATGCTGTTCCGACAATGCTCAAGCAATACTCCCAGGCAACACAAGAGGCTTTTGCCGATGCCGTCAGTATTCTTCTCAAACAGGGTCTCGCAAACG GTTCCATGTTGGGCGCTTTCTTGATGCTGTACGCCATCTTGGCCTTGTACGGTAGCGCGCTCCTGTACCGTGATGTAGAGGATACAGGATGCGATCCGTCTGGCGGAGTGAACGACAACGCGACCTGCCCCAATAGTGGAAGCGACGTATTCGGAGCGATGCTGGGTGTCGCTTTTGCTGGTCAAGGTGTTTCCCAAGTCGGCAACTTTTTCGAAGCCTTTGCGGCTGCCCGAattgctgcttttgaagcCTATTCGGCTATTCGACGTACCGCCGGGGCCCCGGCCGAAACCATTTacaaggaagacgatgtgGAAGATCTGAACAGTACCGTGCACTCCCGTAAATCAAAGAAGAGCGAGCCCGATGTGGAATCTGCCGAAAGACCGATCAAGGCGATTCTACCGAAGTACGAAATCGATTCGACATCCGATAAGGGAAAGAAACCGTCCGACATTGCGGGTACGCTTGCGTTCAATGACGTACGCTTCAACTACCCCACCCGTCCCACGGAAGCTATTCTGAAAGGTCTTTCTGTAGAAATTGAAGCCGGCAAAATATCTGCTTTCTGTGGTCCCTCCGGCGGTGGCAAGAGCACAGTTATGTCTTTGATCGAACGCTTTTACGATCCTCTGTCCGGTAGTGTTTCTTTGGATGGAGTGAACTTGCGGGATATCAACGTGTCGCACCTTCGCAGCATGATTGGGTACGTCGGGCAGGAGCCTACCTTGTTTGCGACTAGTATTCGTGGAAACATTCGTTTCGGAAATCCCGACGCGACCGACGAGATGATTGAGAGCGCGGCTCGTATGGCGAATGCGCACGATTTCATCATGTCGTTTTCGGATGGCTACGACACGCAGGTAGGAGACCGAGGGAGCCAATTGTCCGGAGGTCAAAAGCAGCGTATCGCCATTG CGCGTGTTCTGGTGCACAATCCAAAAATTCTATTGCTGGACGAAGCTACCAGTGCTTTGGATGCAGAGTCAGAACTTGTGGTACAGGATGCTTTGGACAAGATCTTGGAACAAAAGAATATCACCACCGTGATCATTGCGCATCGGTTGTCGACCATCCGCAACGCTGATGTGATCAATGTGGTTGTCGGTGGAGTTGTTGCCGAGAAAGGTACTCACGACGAGTTGATGGCGGGAGACACGTACTATCGTAAGCTAGTTGAGAAACAGGAAGGCCAGGATAGAGCAGACACTGACAGCTCCCCTGGTACGTCTCGGAATAGTAGCTCGGTGGATTTGGTTCAGCTCGCAGAAACATCCAAGGAGAACATGCGTGCTTCGATAGATGCGAAGCACGAAACTCCGTTATTGCAATTTCGAGATGTTCGTTTTGCGTATCCGACGCGGCCGAAAAAGAAGGTTTTCGACGATTTTAACCTTACCATCATGAAGGGTGAAACAGTAGCTTTGGTAGGACCTAGCGGTGGTGGTAAGAGCACGACGGTTGGCTTAATGGAACGGTTCTACGATCCGACCGAGGGCACGCTTGAGTATTTAGGGATGGACGTGAAGTCTTTAAATGTGCCTTGGTATCGCGACCAGATTGGCTATGTGGGGCAGGAACCAACTCTTTTCAACGATACTATATCTCGAAATATTGCGTACGGTGCGCCGGGTGCGTCGCAGTTCGAGATTGAGGAGGCCTGCAAGCGCGCGAATGCTCACGACTTTATCATGGAGTTTCCGGACGGTTACAACACACCCTTGGGCGAGTCGTCTCAGCTGTCGGGTGGCCAGAAGCAGCGTATAGCCATTG CCCGCGCCTTGGTGAAACGACCTAATATCTTGAtcttggacgaagccacgaGCGCCCTAGACAACGAGAGCGAGGCAGTTGTGCAGGCTGCCATTGACAAGCTGATGAGCTCAAGTGAGCACACGGTTGTATTGATCGCGCATCGTTTGTCTACGATACGAAACGCTGACAAGATAGCGTTCGTGGCCGACGGCAAAGTTTTAGAATATGGCAGTCACGAAACTCTAATGGAGCGCCCTCATGGCCGCTATAAGCGTCTTTTTGAATCCTCTCGACGGGATGCCACTCTGTCAGCTCTCAACAGCCAATCGAAGAAAGCTTCCGGTAAAGACGTAGATcgggaagaagacgaagagatTGACTGGGAGGGAAAGATCCAGGCAGAAGAGGCCGCTGCATTCAATGCCAAACGCGCTCGAGACATGGCCAAACCAGATTCTTCATACATGCTTATTGGTGCCATTGGAGCAGTGATGGCTGGAGGTGTATTCCCGATGTGGGGCGTTCTTTTTTCTGAAACAATTGACTTACTTTTCCAGCCTGTACTCCTTTGTCCCGCTGAGGATGGAAGCATTCCGAACAATTTCCCAACTTGTGAGGATTACTGGAAAGGTATCGCCAACGATATGCAGGACCGCTCCTTTGCGTTAGCTGGCTATTGGGCTTGTGTAATGTTTGGGTGTCTTGTTGGCAATGTGCTGACCTTTTATGGCTTTGGCACTGCAAGTGAGCGTCTGAACAAACGGGTTCGTGACATGTCCTTTACCTCTTTGTTGCGCCAGGAAGTCGCTTTTTTTGACATGCGAAGTGTCGGAAGTATTACCTCGCAGTTACAGGACGACGCAGCCCGTATTCATGCGTTTTCTGGTGAACCGGTTCGATCGTTTATCACAGCACTTTCCTCCATCGTTACAGGTGTAGTACTATCTTTTATT TTCATGTGGCCTTTCGCTCTTTTGGCAATTGGTTGCGTTCCTCTGATGGGATTTGCTACATCGCTGGAGATGAAGCAGATGCTTGGAGAGGACGAAGGCGATGTGGATAACGTTGTTGAAGCACTGAACACCCCGGGTGGCCTTATTGTGGAAACGTTGTTGAATATACGCACTGTGTCGGCTTTGACGCTTGAGAACAAGCGTTTTACGGACTATCAAGATTCTTTACTGAAAACGGAGCCAGACTTTAAATTTGACGCTTTTATGACTGGTTTTGTCAGCGGAATTTCTATGTTTATTCAGCAATGGATCAATGGATTGCAGCTTTGGTTTGGTGGATATATTCTTTCCAAGTTTCCGGATGACTACGACTTCAACGACTTCCTCATTGCCAACTTTGCTGTTCTATTCGCCTTGTTTGGTCTCGGTGCGGCGTTTCAGGACATTTCTGACCGAAAGGAAGTGGAGAAGAGCGCGGGGCGTATTTTCTACTTGCTGGATCGTGCCTCTTCGATTGATCCTCTTTCCACGGAAGGAAAAAAATTGTGA
- a CDS encoding predicted protein, which translates to MRRVRACLGACVYVTHLVASGALTANDRRSPTRPTHWVTLSDPRKRYPSGNSLYAKDVPLANNNRRSAAPYSYSSTPVNDLDQDFGYYGEKDDDDDWMSNPVDFDNSIDESAVTSTRRPKLVKGADNSRPNSHFFSRKSLQDPIFAYQTKGASETFAQLCQGAGIARPSKIQSLAWPILCKGSHTIVADQTGSGKTLAYLIPLLTRALEDRNAQPAGTAVPNGSPRIIVLAPTAELADQIRAVCEQMTASVSFSTLVITATGKYSTSIRDQIRMLQRQPVDVLISTPGRIATILRTRNSGLDLSALQSIVLDEVDVLLVDDTFGPQLRTVGAAAPLDRTQFVFVTATLPDTVVETVEKEFRGVQLIKGPGLHRVAPTVQERLVDVSVPSQNNRDAKLCFDVKAKQLLKALRQTRCRRTLVFCNTVESCRSVENLLKRKDRKGNVFEVRAYHNAMTPENRNENLAVFSHGIRTTQPEKVDYVLVCTDRAARGVDFERAPVDHVVLFDFPKDPAEYVRRVGRTARAGRTGTSTVFAYGWQLPIARSVMGSKLDSFTIAREERDEMDTEEIRGGVQARLHRGDGANKKHGSKHIIKGNIESGKQWK; encoded by the coding sequence ATGAGACGAGTCCGTGCGTGTCTCGGTGCGTGTGTGTACGTGACCCACTTGGTCGCGTCGGGGGCATTGACGGCGAACGACCGACGAAGTCCTACCCGCCCCACACACTGGGTGACCTTGTCGGATCCCCGGAAGCGGTATCCTTCCGGAAACAGTCTGTACGCCAAGGATGTCCCATTAGCAAACAACAATCGTCGATCCGCAGCGCCGTACTCGTACTCAAGTACCCCCGTGAACGACTTGGATCAAGATTTTGGCTACTATGGTGAAaaagatgatgacgatgattgGATGAGCAATCCCGTGGATTTCGACAACAGCATCGACGAAAGCGCCGTTACTAGCACGAGAAGACCAAAACTTGTCAAAGGGGCCGACAATTCACGTCCCAATTCCCATTTCTTCAGTCGCAAATCCTTACAAGATCCAATCTTTGCGTACCAAACGAAGGGGGCCTCGGAAACCTTTGCCCAATTGTGCCAGGGGGCTGGTATTGCGCGTCCCTCCAAAATTCAGAGTTTGGCTTGGCCCATCTTGTGCAAAGGCTCCCACACGATTGTGGCGGACCAAACGGGATCCGGAAAAACCTTGGCCTATCTCATTCCTTTGTTGACACGCGCCTTGGAGGACCGCAACGCTCAGCCGGCCGGAACCGCCGTACCCAACGGATCGCCTCGTATCATCGTCCTGGCTCCGACCGCCGAACTGGCCGACCAAATTCGAGCCGTTTGCGAACAAATGACCGCATCCGTTTCATTCTCGACCCTTGTAATCACGGCGACCGGGAAATATTCCACTTCGATTCGTGATCAAATTCGTATGCTCCAACGACAACCCGTGGACGTTCTGATTTCGACACCTGGACGGATCGCCACCATTTTGCGAACGCGCAATTCTGGCTTGGATTTGAGTGCGTTGCAATCCATCGTTCTCGACGAAGTCGACGTCTTGTTGGTGGACGACACGTTCGGCCCGCAATTGCGTACGGTCGGGGCGGCGGCACCCCTGGATCGAACGCAATTTGTCTTTGTCACGGCAACGCTACCCGACACGGTTGTCGAAACTGTGGAGAAAGAGTTCCGCGGCGTACAGCTAATCAAAGGCCCCGGTTTACACCGTGTGGCACCGACCGTGCAAGAAAGACTCGTCGACGTCTCCGTCCCTTCTCAAAACAACCGAGACGCCAAACTCTGTTTTGACGTCAAGGCCAAACAACTACTGAAAGCCTTGCGACAGACTCGGTGTCGCCGAACGCTCGTATTTTGCAATACCGTGGAAAGTTGCCGCTCGGTGGAAAACTTGCTAAAACGCAAGGATCGCAAGGGCAACGTCTTTGAAGTCCGCGCCTATCACAACGCCATGACACCAGAAAATCGCAACGAAAATTTGGCCGTCTTTAGTCACGGCATTCGGACTACACAACCAGAAAAGGTGGATTACGTACTGGTGTGCACAGATCGGGCTGCTCGAGGCGTCGACTTTGAAAGGGCCCCCGTGGATCACGTCGTCTTGTTCGATTTTCCCAAAGATCCGGCCGAATACGTCCGTCGAGTTGGACGAACGGCGCGAGCGGGACGGACCGGAACGAGCACCGTCTTCGCCTACGGATGGCAACTGCCGATCGCTCGTAGCGTCATGGGAAGCAAGTTGGATAGCTTCACCATTGCTCGCGAAGAGCGGGATGAAATGGATACGGAGGAAATTCGAGGTGGAGTGCAGGCGCGGCTCCACCGAGGTGACGGCGCAAATAAGAAGCATGGTTCGAAGCATATAATAAAGGGTAACATTGAGAGCGGAAAGCAGTGGAAGTGA